The Macaca fascicularis isolate 582-1 chromosome 11, T2T-MFA8v1.1 genome includes a region encoding these proteins:
- the LOC102132889 gene encoding taste receptor type 2 member 50, producing MIPFLHIFFSVLILVLFVLGNFANGFIALVNFIDWVKRKKISLADQILTALAVSRVGLLWALLLNWYLTELNPAFYSVELRIISYNAWVVTNHFSMWLAASLSIFYLLKIANFSNLSFLNLKRRVRSIILVILLGSLLFLVCHLLAVNMDENMWTEEYEGNMTGKMKLRNAAHLSYMTVTTLWSFIPFMLSLISFLMLIFSLCKHLKKMQLHGEGSRDPSTTVHIKALQTLISFLLLCAIFFLFLIISVWSPRRLQNEPVFMVCKAVGNIYLSFDSFVLIWRTKKLKHIFLLILCQIRC from the coding sequence ATGATACCttttctacacatttttttttcagttctaataTTGGTTTTATTTGTTCTTGGAAATTTTGCCAATGGCTTCATAGCACTGGTAAATTTCATTGACtgggtgaaaagaaaaaagatctccTTGGCTGACCAAATTCTCACTGCTCTGGCAGTCTCCAGAGTTGGTTTGCTCTGGGCGTTATTATTAAATTGGTATTTAACTGAGTTGAATCCAGCTTTTTATAGTGTAGAGTTAAGAATTATTTCTTATAATGCCTGGGTTGTAACTAACCATTTCAGCATGTGGCTTGCTGCTAGCCTCAGCATATTTTATTTGCTCAAGATTGCCAATTTCTCCAACCttagttttcttaatttaaagAGGAGAGTTAGGAGTATCATTCTGGTAATACTGTTGGGgtctttgttatttttggtttgtCATCTTCTTGCGGTAAACATGGATGAGAATATGTGGACAGAAGAATATGAAGGAAACATGACCGGGAAGATGAAATTGAGGAATGCAGCACACCTTTCATATATGACTGTAACTACCCTGTGGAGCTTCATACCCTTTATGCTGTCCCTGATATCTTTTCTGATGCTAATCTTTTCTCTGTGTAAACATCTCAAGAAGATGCAGCTCCATGGTGAAGGATCTCGAGATCCCAGCACCACGGTCCACATAAAAGCTTTGCAAACTCTGATCTCCTTTCTCTTGTTATGtgccattttctttctattcctaatCATTTCGGTTTGGAGTCCTAGGAGGCTGCAGAATGAACCAGTTTTCATGGTTTGCAAGGCTGTTGGAAATATATATCTTTCTTTCGACTCATTCGTCCTAATTTGGAGAACCAAGAAGCTAAAAcacatctttcttttgattttatgtCAGATTAGGTGCTGA
- the LOC102133262 gene encoding taste receptor type 2 member 20: MMSFLPIVFSILVVVAFVLGNFANGFIALINFIAWVKRQKISSADQIIAALAVSRVGLLWVIVLHWYATVLNPNSSSLKVRIFLSNAWAVTNHFSIWLATSLSIFYLLKIVNFSRLIFHHLKRKVKSVVLGIVSGALLFLVCDLVAENVYINVWTKEYERNITWKIKLRNATYLSNLIVVTLANLIPFTLTLISFLLLICSLCKHLKKMKLYGKGSQDPSTKIHIKALQTVTSFLILFAVYFLCLIVSFWNYKKQQKELVLILCQAIGIIYPSFHSFILIWGNKKLKQNFLSILWQVTCWAKGQNLSTP; encoded by the coding sequence atGATGAGTTTTCTACCCATTGTTTTTTCCATTCTAGTAGTGGTTGCATTTGTTCTTGGAAATTTTGCCAATGGCTTTATAGCACTGATAAATTTCATTGCCTGGGTCAAGAGACAAAAGATCTCCTCAGCTGATCAAATTATTGCTGCTCTGGCGGTCTCCAGAGTTGGTTTGCTCTGGGTAATAGTCTTACACTGGTATGCAACTGTGTTGAATCCAAATTCATCTAGTTTAAAAGtaagaatttttctttctaatgccTGGGCAGTAACCAACCATTTCAGCATCTGGCTTGCTACTAGCCTCAGCATATTTTATTTGCTCAAGATTGTCAATTTCTCCAGACTTATTTTTCATCACTTAAAAAGGAAGGTTAAGAGTGTAGTTCTGGGGATAGTGTCAGGggctttgttatttttggtttgtGATCTTGTGGCGGAAAACGTGTATATAAATGTGTGGACGAAAGAATATGAAAGAAACATAACTTGGAAGATCAAATTGAGGAATGCAACGTACCTTTCTAACTTGATTGTAGTCACGCTAGCAAACTTGATACCATTCACTCTGACCCTGATATcttttctgctgttaatctgcTCTCTGTGTAAACATCTGAAGAAGATGAAGCTCTATGGCAAAGGATCGCAAGATCCTAGCACCAAGATCCACATAAAAGCTCTGCAAACTGTGACCTCTTTCCTCATACTATTTGCCGTTTACTTTCTATGTCTAATCGTATCATTTTGGAATTATAAGAAGCAACAGAAAGAACTTGTCTTAATCCTTTGCCAAGCTATTGGAATCATATATCCATCGTTCCACTCATTCATTCTGATTTGGGGGAACAAGAAGCTAAAGCAGAACTTTCTTTCAATTTTGTGGCAGGTGACTTGCTGGGCCAAAGGACAGAACCTGTCAACTCCATAG